A region from the Hydra vulgaris chromosome 10, alternate assembly HydraT2T_AEP genome encodes:
- the LOC100214058 gene encoding glutathione hydrolase 1 proenzyme — protein MYERLNDENTNRREDSHHKKKPLTTKQWLLILLTFLTVLAAVSVAVTITLYCYKHPRHFPEIIKSALNAELYQHGAVAADAIRCSIIGRDILLKNGSAVDAAIAVSFCLGLFSMHSTGIGGGGLMLVYTRSEKTIDSYDYRETAPGKAREDMFVNEPDKSKSGGLSIAVPGEVKGLYEAYKKHHKLPWSELLQPTIELCENGFPMTLRMYEAAEAMKPLIEKDNGLKDLLLTVDGSIKEVGQNITNKQLANTLRMIAKNPEDFYTGPLAENIVKDIRDAGGIITLDDLANYKVIQRKALVNELGDLILYTTSAPTGGPIVAHILNILKGYGFTEEDLKDNEKAVLTYHRIIEAFKFGYAQKTKMGDPNFLEKDSLNQWLQNMTSLDVGTYYRLKITDYLTHNISYYGAELPPPTDRGTTHLSIYAANGDAVSLTSTINDWYGSGFRSLTTGILYNNEMDDFSTPGQNTRFGYPPTAANYIKPNKRPVSSMAPVIMTDRFGDVKLVIGGSGGPKIITAVVQGIMYKTWFNDDLGQAVIRPRIHHQLIPNIVGGESNRALPQVVSDGLSKIGHELRYVVKPEYSAIQAIYIEKPGEVYAKSDPRKYGHSSGY, from the exons tttaacaacAAAGCAATGGCTGCTTATTCTTCTCACATTTCTTACTGTTCTTGCAGCTGTTTCTGTTGCTGTTACAATAACTTTATACTGCTACAAGCACCCACGCCACTTTcctgaaataataaaatcagcATTAAATGCAGAATTGTACCAACACGGTGCTGTAGCAGCAGATGCAATAAGGTGTTCAATTATAG GTCGTgatattcttttgaaaaatggaTCGGCTGTTGATGCAGCAATTGCTGTTAGCTTTTGTTTAGGTTTATTCAGTATGCATTCAACTGGAATTGGAGGTGGAGGACTAATGCTTGTATACACTCGTAGTGAAAAGACAATTGATTCATATGATTATAGAGAAACTGCTCCTGGAAAAGCGAGAGAAGATATGTTTGTTAATGAACCTGATAAATCAAAATCAG gTGGTTTATCAATAGCTGTACCCGGAGAGGTGAAAGGGTTGTATGAAGCTTACAAAAAACATCACAAATTACCATGGAGTGAGTTGCTTCAACCAACTATTGAACTGTGTGAGAATGGCTTTCCTATGACATTACGAATGTATGAAGCTGCTGAAGCCATGAAACCATTGATCGAAAAGGACAATGGGTTAAA agacTTGTTGTTAACAGTTGATGGAAGCATAAAAGAAGTTGGTCAAAACATCACAAATAAACAATTAGCAAACACTCTTCGAATGATTGCAAAAAATCCAGAGGATTTTTACACAGGACCTTTAGCAGAGAACATTGTAAAAGATATTCGTGATGCTGGAGGTATAATTACTTTAGATGATCTTGCAAACTATAAAGTTATTCAAAGAAAAGCATTAGTAAATGAACTAGGAGATTTAATTTTATACACCACATCAGCACCAACTGGTGGTCCAATAGTGGCCCACATTcttaatattttgaaag GTTATGGTTTTACTGAAGAAGACCTCAAAGATAATGAGAAAGCTGTTTTAACATATCATAGAATAATAGAAGCATTTAAGTTTGGTTATGCTCAAAAAACAAAGATGGGGGAtcctaattttttagaaaaagattctcTAAATCAG tGGCTTCAAAATATGACCAGTTTAGATGTCGGTACTTATTATCGTCTAAAAATTACAGACTATTTAACTCATAACATTAGTTACTATGGAGCAGAATTACCACCTCCAACTGATCGTGGTACTACTCACCTGAGCATATATGCTGCCAATGGGGATGCAGTATCATTAACCTCAACCATTAATGATTG GTATGGCTCTGGTTTTCGGTCACTTACAACTggaatattatataataatgaaatggATGATTTTAGCACTCCTGGTCAAAACACAAGATTTGGGTATCCACCTACCGCAGCCAACTATATTAAGCCAAATAAACGCCCTGTTTCATCAATGGCACCTGTAATAATGACAGATAGATTTGGTGATGTTAAGTTAGTCATAGGTGGATCTGGTGGCCCAAAAATTATTACTGCTGTTGTTCAG GGCATAATGTACAAAACATGGTTTAATGATGATCTTGGACAAGCTGTGATAAGACCTCGAATTCATCATCAGCTGATACCTAACATTGTTGGGGGTGAATCTAATCGAGCCTTACCTCAAGTTGTAAGTGATGGACTTTCAAAGATTGGCCACGAACTTCGATATGTAGTTAAACCAGAGTATTCAGCTATTCAAGCAATTTACATTGAAAAGCCTGGTGAAGTATATGCAAAATCTGATCCAAGAAAGTATGGACACAGTTCTGGAtattaa